A window of Ignicoccus hospitalis KIN4/I contains these coding sequences:
- the pyrC gene encoding dihydroorotase — translation MAKECAVGYKGKIFYKGEVVEATLISEGERLAVRGPSAACDCETCLEMRGTIALPGMVDAHVHTRGLMLSHKEDPLTASRAALKGGVVAIADMPNTLPKINNLEILKKRLEEFKRTCLVDCYQYAGVPESPEELRAMSKHVVGVKVYPEDYPNLHVLRNYDGLIVVHPEHPAFVKESPDPGERGLSRSPFAEPAAMELFRGFSKVHFTHVSTPEGARKAEEMGFTFDVTPHHILLNNEVEKLKGCVAKVNPPLRDEPRRGMMFDIFVNKDVMMVTDHAPHAVWEKELPFYDCPPGFPGLETALPLLLTLYKRGIISLNKVVRSYSELPAKLLGLWPDLGRLETGSLASFTVVDVNERRRVEPWEFESKAKYSPFEGMNLWGEVVATVVRGKIRYFSGNFYY, via the coding sequence TTGGCGAAGGAGTGCGCAGTAGGCTACAAGGGGAAGATATTTTATAAAGGAGAGGTGGTCGAGGCGACCCTCATCTCAGAAGGGGAGCGCTTGGCGGTGCGCGGCCCCTCGGCCGCTTGTGACTGTGAGACTTGCCTCGAGATGAGGGGTACGATCGCCCTGCCCGGCATGGTCGACGCGCACGTGCACACGAGGGGCCTCATGTTGTCACACAAGGAAGACCCCTTGACGGCCTCCCGGGCAGCGCTCAAGGGAGGGGTAGTTGCCATAGCCGACATGCCGAACACCTTACCCAAGATAAACAATCTAGAAATATTGAAGAAAAGGTTGGAAGAGTTCAAGCGAACGTGTTTGGTCGACTGCTACCAGTACGCCGGGGTCCCGGAAAGCCCGGAGGAGCTGAGGGCGATGTCTAAACACGTCGTCGGAGTGAAGGTGTATCCAGAGGACTACCCTAACCTACACGTCTTGAGGAACTATGACGGTTTGATAGTGGTTCACCCCGAGCACCCCGCGTTCGTCAAGGAGAGCCCCGACCCCGGCGAGAGGGGGCTCTCGAGGTCGCCCTTCGCTGAGCCGGCGGCTATGGAGCTGTTTAGGGGCTTCTCTAAAGTTCACTTCACCCACGTAAGCACCCCGGAAGGGGCGAGAAAAGCCGAGGAAATGGGCTTTACGTTCGACGTAACGCCCCATCACATATTGTTAAACAACGAAGTAGAAAAGCTAAAAGGATGCGTCGCAAAGGTGAACCCTCCACTGCGGGACGAGCCGAGGAGGGGGATGATGTTCGACATTTTCGTCAACAAGGACGTAATGATGGTAACCGACCACGCCCCTCACGCCGTGTGGGAGAAGGAGCTTCCATTCTACGACTGTCCCCCGGGCTTCCCCGGGCTGGAGACCGCGCTGCCCTTGCTCTTAACTTTGTACAAGAGGGGCATAATTTCCCTCAACAAGGTAGTGAGGAGCTACTCCGAGCTCCCCGCCAAGCTACTGGGCCTCTGGCCGGACTTGGGGAGGCTGGAGACCGGTTCCTTGGCCTCCTTCACAGTGGTGGACGTAAACGAGAGGAGGAGGGTGGAGCCTTGGGAGTTCGAGAGCAAAGCTAAGTACAGCCCCTTCGAGGGCATGAACCTCTGGGGAGAGGTAGTGGCAACCGTAGTGAGGGGAAAAATTAGGTACTTTAGTGGAAACTTCTATTACTGA
- a CDS encoding ribonuclease P protein component 1 — MKHTPKNVIYHNLVGLRVEVLAHPDPSMKGLKGRIIDESKSFLTIEKDNGELVKVQKLGTFVLVLPSGRKVEVRGELLRGRPEERLKKFLKA; from the coding sequence ATGAAACACACGCCGAAGAACGTTATTTACCACAACTTGGTGGGCCTCCGGGTAGAAGTGTTAGCTCACCCGGACCCCTCAATGAAGGGCTTGAAGGGTAGGATAATAGACGAGAGCAAGTCCTTCCTAACCATAGAGAAGGACAATGGGGAGTTGGTGAAAGTGCAGAAGCTCGGTACCTTCGTGTTGGTGCTACCTAGCGGGAGGAAGGTTGAAGTAAGGGGGGAACTGCTAAGGGGGAGGCCTGAGGAGAGGCTGAAGAAGTTCCTAAAAGCTTAG
- a CDS encoding proteasome-activating nucleotidase, whose protein sequence is MVAFDIDRKFGGEESDDVEDVELLKRKINRLTKEVKRLKSELEYWKGEVNKLTNPPLIEATLLDVLPDGRAVVKSSAGPVLVVEVSSRVPKELLKPGISVAVNQRGSTVVDVLKGLEDPYVKAMEVVERPKTRYSDVGGLKQQLEEVREVVELPLKNPEMFKEIGIEPLKGVLLYGPPGCGKTLIARAVAGEVGATFIRVVGSELVNKFIGEGARIVREVFNMARKKAPSIIFIDEIDAIAAKRIEMGTSGEREVQRTLMQLLAELDGFDPLSGVAVIAATNRLDILDPAILRPGRFDRIIYIPPPDKKGRLEILQIHTRNMRMADDVDLEKIAEMTEGATGADLKAIVTEAGYNALRNKRKYVTMEDFLAAVDKVMRKRAGASYRLSPREGAPIQIHTM, encoded by the coding sequence ATGGTAGCGTTTGATATTGATAGAAAATTTGGGGGAGAGGAAAGCGACGACGTGGAGGACGTCGAACTCCTCAAGAGAAAAATAAACAGGCTGACTAAGGAGGTAAAGAGACTCAAGTCCGAGCTGGAGTACTGGAAGGGGGAGGTCAACAAGCTGACCAACCCGCCCCTCATAGAGGCGACCTTGCTCGACGTCTTGCCTGACGGGAGGGCGGTGGTGAAGTCCAGCGCCGGCCCGGTCCTAGTGGTCGAGGTAAGCTCCCGCGTCCCCAAGGAACTGCTCAAGCCCGGCATAAGCGTGGCGGTTAACCAGAGGGGTTCAACTGTAGTGGACGTGTTGAAAGGTTTGGAGGATCCTTACGTAAAAGCTATGGAGGTTGTCGAACGCCCCAAGACAAGGTATAGCGACGTAGGAGGGTTGAAACAGCAGTTGGAGGAGGTTAGAGAGGTTGTGGAACTTCCCTTGAAGAATCCCGAAATGTTCAAGGAGATAGGAATTGAGCCCTTGAAAGGAGTCCTACTCTACGGCCCTCCCGGCTGCGGGAAGACCTTGATCGCGAGGGCGGTGGCGGGCGAGGTAGGGGCTACCTTCATAAGGGTCGTGGGGAGCGAGCTAGTTAACAAGTTCATAGGCGAGGGGGCGAGGATAGTCAGAGAGGTCTTTAACATGGCTAGGAAGAAGGCGCCCAGCATAATATTCATAGACGAGATAGACGCCATAGCCGCCAAGAGAATAGAGATGGGTACCTCCGGCGAGAGGGAGGTGCAGAGAACGTTGATGCAGCTCTTGGCGGAGCTCGACGGCTTCGACCCTCTGAGCGGGGTAGCGGTCATAGCCGCCACGAACAGGCTGGACATACTCGACCCCGCGATCTTGAGGCCGGGACGGTTTGACAGAATAATCTACATCCCGCCGCCGGACAAGAAGGGTAGGCTAGAGATATTGCAGATCCACACTAGAAACATGAGGATGGCGGACGACGTAGACTTGGAGAAGATAGCGGAGATGACGGAGGGGGCTACCGGAGCGGACTTGAAGGCGATAGTGACCGAGGCCGGCTATAATGCCCTCAGAAACAAGCGCAAGTACGTAACTATGGAAGACTTCTTAGCGGCCGTCGATAAGGTTATGAGAAAGAGGGCCGGCGCAAGCTACCGCCTCAGCCCCAGAGAGGGCGCGCCGATACAAATACACACCATGTAG
- a CDS encoding 30S ribosomal protein S19, whose amino-acid sequence MEVPAAWKKFRYRGKTLEELLEMPLDDFIELLPARQRRSLKRGFNDAQRRLLEKVLKARKEMEKGKKVKIRTHVRDMVILPIMVGLTIEVYNGKEFVPVKIVPEMIGHYLGEFSHTTAVVKHGEPGLKATRSSLFVAAK is encoded by the coding sequence TTGGAAGTGCCGGCCGCGTGGAAGAAGTTTAGGTACCGCGGGAAGACGTTGGAAGAGCTGTTGGAGATGCCCCTAGACGACTTCATAGAGTTGTTGCCGGCTAGGCAGAGGAGGAGTTTGAAGAGGGGCTTCAACGACGCTCAGAGGAGGCTCTTGGAGAAGGTGTTAAAGGCCCGAAAGGAAATGGAGAAAGGCAAGAAAGTGAAGATAAGGACCCACGTGAGGGACATGGTCATACTCCCGATAATGGTAGGGCTGACTATAGAGGTTTACAACGGCAAGGAGTTCGTGCCGGTCAAAATAGTGCCGGAGATGATAGGGCACTACTTGGGAGAGTTCAGCCACACCACCGCCGTGGTCAAGCACGGTGAGCCCGGCCTGAAGGCGACCAGGAGCAGCTTGTTCGTAGCGGCCAAGTGA
- a CDS encoding CBS domain-containing protein — protein MRRRRKIPLTVDDIMTTPPLVVSPDESVVDVAKKMLEHGYGSALVIEDDKLIGIVTERDLLYALSEGEEGVKLKASDVMTEDPISVKAKTDIMEAIKIMKDANVRHLPVVDDKGRPVGVVAFRDILESLLLLLHLFYC, from the coding sequence GTGCGTCGTAGGAGGAAGATCCCACTCACGGTCGACGACATCATGACCACGCCTCCCCTAGTGGTCAGCCCTGACGAGAGCGTAGTGGACGTCGCTAAGAAGATGCTGGAGCACGGCTACGGTTCGGCGTTGGTAATAGAGGACGACAAGCTCATAGGCATCGTAACTGAGAGGGACTTGTTGTACGCCCTCAGCGAAGGGGAGGAAGGGGTCAAGCTTAAGGCAAGTGACGTGATGACTGAAGACCCTATAAGTGTCAAGGCCAAAACGGATATAATGGAAGCTATAAAGATAATGAAGGACGCTAACGTGAGGCACTTGCCCGTGGTGGACGACAAGGGGAGGCCCGTAGGAGTGGTCGCCTTCAGAGACATACTGGAGAGCTTGCTCTTGCTCCTCCACCTCTTCTACTGCTAA
- a CDS encoding 30S ribosomal protein S3, whose protein sequence is MSVAKKNIKKYFLEQALTQVKVDEYLAYKFHSVGYSKVELQKTPMGTRVIIYAERSGAIIGRRGQTIKQITKVLEEWFGIPNPQVTVVKVEEPELDARVMAFRLANALQRGFHFRRAAYTTLRRIMGAGAIGAQVKVSGKLRGERARFEKYIAGKVYKSGNQVVRLTDRAIAHVLLKVGVEGVEVIISKKSEEERPDDEVRIKSPEEVNEIVQKIREEMQQTQPEAPTLEETVEQSGGETQ, encoded by the coding sequence TTGAGCGTGGCTAAAAAGAACATAAAGAAGTACTTCTTGGAACAAGCCTTAACGCAAGTCAAGGTTGACGAGTACCTAGCGTACAAGTTTCACAGCGTGGGCTACAGCAAGGTAGAGCTGCAGAAAACGCCCATGGGTACGAGGGTCATAATATACGCGGAGAGGTCGGGAGCGATAATAGGGAGGAGGGGCCAGACCATTAAACAAATAACGAAGGTGTTGGAAGAGTGGTTCGGCATACCCAACCCTCAAGTGACCGTAGTAAAGGTTGAGGAGCCCGAGCTAGACGCTAGAGTCATGGCCTTCAGGCTGGCGAACGCCCTCCAGAGGGGGTTCCACTTCAGGAGGGCCGCCTACACGACCCTCAGGAGGATAATGGGGGCGGGGGCTATAGGGGCCCAAGTGAAGGTCTCCGGCAAGCTTAGGGGCGAGAGGGCGCGCTTCGAGAAGTACATAGCCGGCAAGGTCTACAAGAGCGGCAACCAAGTGGTCAGGTTGACCGACAGGGCGATAGCGCACGTCTTACTCAAAGTGGGCGTAGAGGGTGTAGAAGTAATCATATCGAAGAAGAGCGAAGAAGAGAGGCCGGACGACGAGGTTAGGATAAAGAGCCCCGAGGAGGTCAATGAAATAGTGCAAAAGATAAGGGAAGAAATGCAACAGACCCAACCGGAAGCCCCTACGTTGGAGGAAACGGTCGAACAGAGCGGGGGTGAGACGCAATGA
- a CDS encoding 50S ribosomal protein L22, translating into MPTWHYSTDIAEKNPEKTAKAMMWDAPISPKEATELARVIRGMKLTEAKAYLERVIKMEEPVPYRRYHGKVAHKRGLADKHGIPMGRYPVKAAKYFLKLLKNVEANAEFKGLEVEKLKIVHIASHKGMTIKRWMPRAFGRATPEFERRTHLEVIVEEVE; encoded by the coding sequence GTGCCCACGTGGCATTACTCCACTGATATAGCTGAGAAGAACCCGGAGAAGACCGCCAAAGCGATGATGTGGGACGCGCCGATATCGCCCAAGGAAGCCACGGAGCTTGCGAGGGTGATAAGGGGTATGAAACTAACTGAGGCCAAGGCTTACCTTGAGAGAGTAATAAAGATGGAGGAGCCCGTGCCTTATAGGAGGTACCACGGAAAGGTAGCCCACAAGAGGGGGCTGGCGGACAAGCACGGGATCCCCATGGGGAGGTACCCGGTAAAGGCCGCCAAGTACTTCCTGAAATTATTAAAGAACGTCGAGGCTAACGCGGAGTTCAAGGGGCTCGAGGTAGAAAAGCTAAAGATAGTACATATTGCCTCTCACAAGGGGATGACGATTAAAAGGTGGATGCCCCGCGCCTTCGGGAGGGCCACGCCCGAGTTCGAGAGGAGGACTCACCTAGAGGTGATCGTGGAGGAGGTGGAGTAA
- a CDS encoding 4-hydroxyphenylacetate 3-hydroxylase family protein, translated as MGLRKPEEYISALREKSKRAEIYVLGERVEDVTKHPFTLPAVKAFEWTYKAPWDPYFYDKEMGVHLAKAYSPFINEEINRFNHIHQSPQDLAIKVKYFRKLSHKAGSCFQRCVGWDAINTISIISYDIDKWYEQKGEKPEHFEHFGTYYERFLKFLKYVQKEDIALAGVMTDAKGVRSLRPHEQPNKDVYVHVKEVADEGIIVRGAKANITGVVASEEMIVMPTRAMTEKDKDFAIAFAAPIDAEGVTLVVGRYTNDTRRFEEPNVDALPGVFPAEAIVIFDDVFVPWERVFMFREYQFAAELVEIFSSYHRQAYGGCKPGLADVIIGGAYHLAKQMGIANKCHIREKLTEMIFLTEAMHAGGLAAAWEGKKAASGTYYVDQMKANVTKQMVTRFPYEIARLAHDIAGGLIGTLPSYKDLMHEKIGKYLQQYLQCLPDYPAEWRHRVLRLLENITLSVEFLIESVHGAGSPEAQRIWMRRFYPLEEMEDVALSLAGINPEEKPERKKQKEQT; from the coding sequence ATGGGGCTCCGTAAGCCCGAGGAGTACATAAGCGCTCTCAGAGAGAAGAGCAAGAGGGCCGAAATATACGTCCTCGGGGAGAGGGTAGAGGACGTCACGAAACACCCCTTCACCCTGCCGGCCGTCAAGGCCTTCGAGTGGACCTACAAGGCCCCGTGGGACCCCTACTTCTACGACAAAGAGATGGGCGTCCACCTAGCTAAGGCCTACTCGCCGTTCATAAACGAAGAGATAAACCGCTTCAACCACATCCACCAGAGCCCTCAAGACTTAGCCATTAAGGTCAAGTACTTCAGGAAGCTCTCCCACAAGGCCGGCTCGTGCTTCCAGAGGTGCGTAGGCTGGGACGCCATAAACACGATAAGCATCATCTCCTATGACATAGACAAATGGTACGAACAGAAGGGCGAGAAGCCGGAGCACTTCGAGCACTTCGGCACTTACTACGAGAGGTTCCTCAAGTTCCTCAAGTACGTACAAAAGGAGGACATCGCGCTCGCCGGAGTCATGACCGACGCCAAGGGAGTGAGGTCCTTGAGGCCCCACGAACAGCCAAACAAGGACGTTTACGTGCACGTGAAGGAGGTAGCCGACGAAGGCATAATAGTGAGGGGAGCTAAGGCCAACATAACTGGTGTCGTAGCCAGCGAAGAGATGATTGTAATGCCTACCAGGGCCATGACGGAGAAGGACAAGGACTTTGCCATAGCCTTCGCGGCGCCGATAGACGCCGAAGGGGTCACCTTGGTAGTCGGCAGGTACACGAACGACACTAGGAGGTTCGAGGAGCCCAACGTGGACGCGCTGCCCGGAGTCTTTCCGGCTGAGGCCATAGTCATCTTCGACGACGTGTTCGTCCCGTGGGAGAGGGTGTTCATGTTTAGGGAGTACCAGTTCGCCGCCGAATTGGTCGAGATATTCTCGAGCTACCACAGGCAAGCCTACGGCGGCTGCAAGCCGGGCTTAGCGGACGTGATAATAGGCGGCGCTTACCACTTGGCGAAGCAGATGGGCATAGCCAACAAGTGCCACATACGGGAGAAGCTCACCGAGATGATATTCCTCACGGAAGCCATGCACGCCGGCGGGCTCGCCGCCGCTTGGGAAGGCAAGAAGGCCGCCTCCGGCACTTACTACGTCGACCAGATGAAGGCCAACGTAACCAAACAGATGGTCACCAGGTTCCCCTACGAAATAGCCAGGTTGGCCCACGACATAGCCGGCGGCCTGATAGGCACTTTGCCGTCTTACAAGGACTTGATGCACGAGAAGATAGGGAAGTACTTACAGCAGTACCTCCAGTGCTTGCCCGACTACCCGGCGGAGTGGAGGCACCGCGTGCTCCGCTTGCTGGAGAACATAACTTTGAGCGTGGAGTTCCTAATAGAGAGCGTACACGGAGCGGGGAGCCCAGAGGCCCAGAGGATATGGATGAGGAGGTTCTACCCGTTGGAGGAAATGGAGGATGTCGCCCTTTCCTTGGCCGGCATAAACCCGGAGGAGAAGCCGGAGAGGAAGAAGCAGAAAGAGCAAACCTAA
- a CDS encoding amidophosphoribosyltransferase, translating to MAGIAGALAFDPVWNVARFVYYSLLSLQHRGQEEACLYVADGEKIEWVCGKGFVDEVLPPATNLAGWAAIGGVWSEHPGYRAYSEEPAEAAVVLDGRLFNATPYDVAKKLSELKASGYEGEDLLKELVKDLKGAFSMLALTASGELLAYRSPPGLRPLQLGGLGFDMVTFASESCAFDVIGADLKKDLDPGTGFYASQLYFNEVSVKPSEKVVCAFEYIYNARPDSVIDGVEVYEVRERIGKRLAQLYPRDVDVVVGVPETAIPFAIGYSKEAKKDYRLGFIATGRKARTAIKPDLSERLIGVQLKLNPIRSTFRKKRALIIDDSVVRGLTLKTVIQTLKSKVGAVSVDVLIGSPKIISHCPYGVEVPPADQLIAAKMDNEKIAEYIGAKSIEWLPPEELEKLIPIKACMGCFTGRYPLREERS from the coding sequence TTGGCCGGAATAGCGGGCGCTCTGGCCTTCGACCCGGTATGGAACGTAGCTAGGTTCGTGTACTACTCCTTGCTCTCGCTCCAACACAGGGGACAAGAGGAGGCGTGCCTCTACGTCGCCGACGGTGAAAAGATAGAGTGGGTCTGTGGCAAGGGCTTCGTCGACGAGGTCTTGCCTCCAGCCACCAACTTGGCCGGCTGGGCGGCCATAGGAGGGGTGTGGAGCGAACACCCGGGTTACCGGGCCTACTCAGAAGAGCCCGCGGAGGCGGCTGTAGTCTTGGACGGCAGGCTGTTCAACGCCACTCCCTACGACGTCGCCAAGAAGCTCTCGGAGCTGAAGGCCAGCGGCTACGAGGGGGAGGACCTACTCAAAGAGCTCGTGAAGGACTTAAAGGGAGCCTTTAGCATGCTCGCCTTAACTGCCTCCGGCGAGCTCTTGGCCTACCGCTCCCCTCCGGGGCTGAGGCCCCTCCAGCTGGGAGGCTTGGGCTTCGACATGGTCACCTTCGCCTCCGAGAGCTGTGCGTTCGACGTCATAGGCGCCGACTTGAAGAAGGACCTCGACCCCGGGACGGGCTTCTACGCCTCTCAGCTGTACTTCAACGAGGTTTCGGTGAAGCCCAGCGAGAAGGTGGTCTGTGCCTTCGAGTACATCTACAACGCGAGGCCGGACTCGGTCATAGACGGCGTAGAGGTCTACGAAGTGAGGGAGAGGATAGGCAAGAGGCTCGCCCAGCTCTACCCGAGGGACGTGGACGTGGTCGTGGGCGTCCCGGAGACTGCGATACCATTTGCGATAGGGTACTCTAAGGAGGCCAAGAAAGACTACCGCTTGGGCTTTATCGCTACCGGGAGGAAGGCGAGGACTGCCATAAAGCCAGACTTGAGCGAGAGGTTGATAGGAGTACAATTGAAGCTGAACCCGATAAGGAGCACCTTCAGAAAGAAGAGGGCCCTTATTATTGATGATAGCGTGGTCAGAGGCCTGACCTTGAAGACGGTGATACAAACCCTAAAGAGCAAGGTGGGAGCTGTGAGCGTCGACGTACTCATAGGGAGCCCGAAGATAATAAGCCATTGCCCTTACGGCGTGGAGGTGCCCCCCGCGGACCAGCTGATCGCCGCTAAGATGGACAACGAAAAGATAGCCGAGTATATAGGGGCTAAGAGCATCGAGTGGCTCCCGCCGGAGGAGTTAGAAAAACTAATACCGATCAAGGCTTGTATGGGCTGCTTTACCGGACGTTACCCGTTGAGGGAGGAACGATCTTAA
- the rpmC gene encoding 50S ribosomal protein L29, protein MKPDEIRKMSREEREQKLKELKSELITLRYQAKMGHIDNPAKIRNIKRTIARILTINREEELGLRRGKQ, encoded by the coding sequence TTGAAGCCGGACGAAATAAGGAAGATGAGCAGGGAAGAGAGGGAACAGAAGTTAAAGGAGCTCAAAAGCGAGCTGATAACGCTGAGGTACCAAGCCAAGATGGGACACATAGACAACCCGGCTAAAATTAGGAACATCAAAAGGACTATAGCTCGGATACTCACGATAAACAGAGAAGAAGAGCTGGGCTTGAGAAGGGGCAAACAATGA